Genomic DNA from Peribacillus sp. ACCC06369:
CGATAATTACATGACAAATATGTCTCCGCTATTTCGATTTCGACCGAAAAAAAACGATTTGGAAACATTCCAAATCGACTTTTTAAATATTACTTTTTAGGTTTCTTATTTAAAATAAAGCGTAGTTCATTTATATCATCATCAGTTAGGGTATCTTCCTGAATGAATTGGACAAGCATGGATTTCAGGGTACCTCCATAGATACGGTTGATAAATGATTCGGTCTCGGCACGCTGGCACTCTTCCTGTGTATAGAGCGGGTAAAAGGTGTAAACTCTTAGATTTTTATTGACATCTACTACATCTTTTTGAACCAATCGATCGAGAAGAGTGCGTATGGTTTTCGGCTTCCAATCGGTACTCTCCTGTAAGGAAAATATGATGTCATTCGCTGTTTGAGGGGCTTTATCCCAAAGCACATTCATGATTTCCCATTCTGATTCTGATATACTAGGAATGTTTTTCTCCATATTTCTCCCCTCCATTTTCTTTATAGATTCCTAAATCTTTTAAAATTGATAAAGTAATTTCTCCCGCCTTGCTTCCAGATGAATCATCTTCATTTTGTATATTGGTAGCAAAGAAATAAGTATTGTTCTTCGTCTCTACATACCCGATAAACCAACCATTGATGCTTTTTCCATTCACTGCTCCTGTACCTGTTTTTCCTGATAGGCGAGCTTCTTCATTCTTTTCTAAGAGTAGTGCTTCCTTCACAGTTTGGATATGCGTTTCCTTATATCCCAATTGATTGTTAT
This window encodes:
- the blaI gene encoding penicillinase repressor BlaI — translated: MEKNIPSISESEWEIMNVLWDKAPQTANDIIFSLQESTDWKPKTIRTLLDRLVQKDVVDVNKNLRVYTFYPLYTQEECQRAETESFINRIYGGTLKSMLVQFIQEDTLTDDDINELRFILNKKPKK